A window of Ictidomys tridecemlineatus isolate mIctTri1 chromosome 1, mIctTri1.hap1, whole genome shotgun sequence contains these coding sequences:
- the LOC144367228 gene encoding olfactory receptor 11L1-like, with protein sequence MQAPNVSAVTEFQLLGFRTLQEWQTLLFTIFLLIYLLTLTGNMVIIAVVSQDRRLHSPMYTFLQHLSFLEIWYTSTIVPLLLANLVSWGRAISFSACMAQLYFFVFFGATECFLLAMMAYDRYLAICSPLHYPFLMSPDTCRHLVALCWLTGVGTGFLPSMMISQLDFCGPNQINHFFCDLPPLMQLSCSSAHITEMAIFVLSVAVLCVCFLLTLVSYVFIVSSILRIPSTSGRRKTFSTCGSHLAVVTIYYGTMISMYVRPSAHLSPEINKIISVFYTVVTPLMNPVIYSLRNKDFKEAVRKAIRRQRGRCGVGVRGQVFIR encoded by the coding sequence ATGCAAGCCCCAAATGTGTCTGCAGTCACCGAGTTTCAGCTGCTTGGATTCCGGACCCTTCAGGAGTGGCAGACCCTGCTCTTCACCATTTTCCTACTCATCTATCTCCTGACCCTCACCGGGAACATGGTCATCATCGCAGTGGTGAGCCAGGACCGGCGCCTGCACTCCCCCATGTACACGTTCCTCCAGCACCTCTCTTTTCTGGAGATCTGGTACACGTCCACCATCGTGCCCCTTCTCCTGGCCAACCTGGTCTCCTGGGGCCGGGCCATCTCCTTCTCCGCCTGTATGGCACAGCTCTACTTCTTCGTGTTCTTTGGGGCTACTGAGTGTTTCCTCCTGGCCATGATGGCCTACGACCGGTACCTGGCTATCTGCAGTCCACTGCACTACCCCTTCCTCATGAGCCCTGACACCTGCAGGCACCTGGTGGCCCTCTGCTGGTTGACAGGGGTGGGCACAGGCTTTCTGCCATCCATGATGATTTCCCAGCTGGACTTCTGTGGGCCCAACCAGATCAACCACTTCTTCTGTGACCTCCCGCCGCTCATGCAACTCTCCTGCTCCAGTGCCCACATCACCGAGATGGCCATATTTGTCCTGTCGGTCGCAGTGCTGTGCGTCTGCTTTCTCCTGACCCTAGTGTCCTATGTCTTCATTGTGTCCTCCATATTAAGGATCCCTTCAACTTCTGGACGGAGGAagaccttctccacctgtgggtcCCACCTGGCTGTTGTCACCATCTACTATGGGACCATGATCTCCATGTATGTGCGCCCCAGTGCCCACCTGTCACCCGAAATCAACAAGATCATCTCTGTCTTCTACACTGTGGTCACACCACTGATGAACCCAGTCATCTACAGCTTGAGGAACAAAGACTTCAAGGAGGCTGTTAGAAAAGCTATCAGAAGGCAGCGCGGCCGCTGTGGAGTCGGAGTGAGAGGACAGGTCTTCATTAGGTAG
- the LOC101974082 gene encoding olfactory receptor 6S1 has translation MDGSNLTRVTEFILLGFQNEKPVNILLFSVFLLMYLTSLVGNTLIILLVCCDRRLHSPMYFFVANLSFLEVAITSTVVPEMLGNTFSLTKAISFVGCLTQSFFYFLLGSTEFFLLAVMSFDRYVAICNPLRYALIMNRQTCAALLLGSYVGAFLSILAPSVLTAPLPFCGPNVVNHFFCDSAPVLKLVCADTSLAELADFASSAVLLLGSLLLTGVSYTCIIITVLRMPSAQGRRKAFSTCASHITVVTLYYGSSIFIYVRPRKGGVMDVNKFATVLNTIVTPMLNPFIYSLRNEKVKGSLRDALAKCPCRLGTTMCQR, from the coding sequence ATGGATGGGAGCAACCTGACCAGGGTCACTGAGTTCATCCTGCTTGGGTTTCAGAATGAGAAACCGGTgaacattcttcttttttctgtgtTCCTGCTCATGTACCTGACATCTCTGGTCGGCAACACCCTGATCATCCTTCTAGTGTGCTGTGACCGTCGCCTGCACTCACCCATGTACTTCTTTGTAGCCAACCTCTCCTTCCTCGAGGTGGCCATCACCTCCACTGTGGTGCCTGAGATGTTGGGCAACACTTTCTCACTCACCAAAGCCATCTCCTTTGTGGGTTGCCTCACGCAGTCTTTCTTCTACTTCCTCTTGGGGTCCACCGAGTTCTTCCTCCTGGCGGTCATGTCCTTTGATCGGTACGTAGCCATCTGCAACCCACTGCGGTACGCGCTCATCATGAACAGACAGACGTGCGCGGCGCTGCTCCTGGGATCTTACGTGGGCGCCTTTCTGTCCATCCTGGCGCCATCAGTTTTAACGGCCCCCCTGCCCTTCTGCGGGCCCAACGTGGTGAACCACTTCTTCTGCGACAGCGCCCCAGTGCTGAAGCTGGTCTGCGCGGACACCTCTCTGGCCGAGCTGGCGGACTTCGCCTCCTCGGCGGTGCTGCTCCTGGGCTCCCTGCTCCTGACCGGCGTGTCCTACACCTGCATCATCATCACAGTGCTCAGGATGCCCTCGGCGCAGGGCCGGcgcaaggccttctccacctgcgcCTCGCACATCACGGTGGTAACGCTGTACTACGGCAGCTCCATCTTCATCTACGTGCGCCCGCGGAAGGGCGGCGTGATGGACGTGAACAAGTTCGCCACCGTGCTGAACACCATCGTGAcgcccatgctgaaccccttcatatACAGTCTGCGCAACGAGAAAGTGAAAGGCTCGCTCAGAGACGCCCTGGCGAAATGCCCTTGCAGACTAGGGACAACCATGTGCCAAAGGTGA
- the LOC144367226 gene encoding olfactory receptor 2A12-like — MRLENASIVSELVLVGFSNHPQAELPLFLLLSLVYLTCCFGNTAVVTLVVLDVSLQSPMYFFLCHLALLNVLFSTLVVPKMLFNFLISRKVISYAFCLAQTYLTLFLECTECFLLAVMALDRYVATCHPLLYLLLLSWPACVALALGAWALGFFASVVPLSCFILPLCGPYVVDYIFCELPILLHLFCADTTLQEAMMAVGGAGTVMVPFLLILLSYLRILLAVMRMDSAEGRKRAFSTCTFHLTVVTIYYGTGLIRYLRPKSLYSAEGDKLISLFYAVIHPMLNPFTYSLRNKEVQGALGRVIERARKPQAALFRR; from the coding sequence ATGAGACTGGAGAACGCCAGCATCGTCTCTGAGTTGGTGCTTGTGGGCTTCTCCAATCACCCCCAGGCCGAGCTCCCCCTGTTCCTCCTGCTCTCTCTGGTCTACCTGACGTGCTGCTTCGGGAACACGGCGGTTGTCACCTTAGTGGTCCTCGATGTCTCTCTTCAGtcgcccatgtacttcttcctttgTCATCTGGCTTTGCTGAACGTCCTCTTCAGCACGCTGGTGGTGCCCAAGATGCTCTTCAACTTCCTCATAAGCAGGAAGGTCATCTCCTACGCCTTCTGCCTTGCTCAGACCTACCTCACCCTGTTCCTCGAGTGCACGGAGTGCTTCCTTCTGGCAGTGATGGCTCTGGACCGCTACGTGGCCACCTGCCACCCGCTGCTATACCTGCTGCTCCTGAGCTGGCCCGCGTGCGTTGCGCTGGCGCTGGGCGCCTGGGCTCTGGGTTTTTTCGCTTCGGTGGTGCCGctctcctgcttcatcctcccacTCTGCGGTCCCTACGTGGTGGACTACATTTTCTGTGAGCTgcccatccttctgcacctgttcTGTGCAGACACGACGCTGCAGGAAGCCATGATGGCGGTAGGGGGCGCTGGAACCGTGATGGTACCCTTCCTCCTCATTCTGCTCTCCTACCTTCGCATCCTGCTGGCTGTGATGAGGATGGACTCCGCGGAGGGCAGGAAAagagccttctccacctgcactTTCCACCTGACTGTGGTGACCATTTACTACGGGACGGGGCTGATCAGGTACCTGAGGCCCAAGTCCCTTTACTCAGCCGAGGGGGACAAGCTCATCTCCTTGTTCTACGCAGTTATCCACCCCATGCTGAATCCTTTCActtacagcctgaggaacaaggaAGTACAGGGAGCCCTGGGGAGGGTGATAGAGAGAGCGCGAAAGCCACAGGCTGCGCTCTTTAGACGCTAG